One window from the genome of Oryza glaberrima chromosome 3, OglaRS2, whole genome shotgun sequence encodes:
- the LOC127765733 gene encoding mitogen-activated protein kinase kinase 9-like: protein MALVRQRRHLPHLTLPLDHFALRPPPAPQQQQQPAVAPSTSSDVRLSDFERISVLGHGNGGTVYKARHRRGCPAQQPLALKLFAAGDLSAAREAEILRLAADAPHVVRLHAVVPSAAGGVEEPAALALELMPGGSLAGLLRRLGRPMGERPIAAVARQALLGLEALHALRIVHRDLKPSNLLLGADGEVKIADFGAGKVLRRRLDPCASYVGTAAYMSPERFDPEAYSGDYDPYAADVWSLGVAILELYLGHFPLLPVGQRPDWAALMCAICFGEAPEMPAAASEEFRDFVSRCLEKKAGRRASVGELLEHPFIAERDAADAQRSLAALVAEAEQSGDL from the coding sequence ATGGCTCTCGTCCGCCAGCGACGCCACCTGCCGCACCTCACCCTCCCGCTCGATCACTTcgccctccgcccgccgccggcgccgcagcagcagcagcagcccgcAGTCGCGCCGTCCACCTCCTCTGACGTCCGCCTCTCGGACTTCGAGAGGATCTCCGTCCTCGGCCACGGCAACGGCGGGACGGTGTACAAGGCGCGCCACCGACGGGGTTGCCCCGCGCAGCAGCCGCTCGCGCTCAAGCTCTTCGCCGCCGGGGACCTCTCCGCGGCTCGGGAGGCCGAGATACTCAGGCTCGCGGCGGATGCCCCGCACGTCGTGAGGCTCCACGCGGTGGTCCCGTCGGCCGCCGGTGGGGTGGAGGAGCCCGCCGCGCTGGCGCTCGAGCTCATGCCCGGGGGTTCCCTGGCTGGGTTGCTTCGCCGTCTCGGGCGCCCGATGGGGGAGcgccccatcgccgccgtggCGAGGCAGGCGCTACTCGGGCTCGAGGCCCTTCACGCGCTCCGCATCGTGCACCGCGACCTCAAGCCGTCGAACCTGCTcctcggcgccgacggcgaggtcaAGATCGCCGACTTCGGCGCGGGCAAggtcctgcggcggcggctcgaccccTGCGCGTCCTACGTCGGGACGGCGGCCTACATGTCCCCGGAGAGGTTCGACCCGGAGGCCTACTCCGGCGACTACGACCCGTACGCCGCCGACGTGTGGAGCCTCGGGGTAGCGATCCTTGAGCTGTACCTCGGCCACTTCCCGCTTCTCCCCGTGGGGCAGCGCCCCGACTGGGCGGCGCTCATGTGCGCCATATGCTTCGGCGAGGCGCCGGAGatgccggccgccgcgtcggagGAGTTCCGGGACTTCGTGTCGCGGTGCCTCGAGAAGAAGGCCGGGCGGCGCGCGTCGGTCGGCGAGCTGCTCGAGCACCCGTTCATCGCCGAGCGGGACGCCGCCGATGCGCAGCGCTcgctcgccgcgctcgtcgccgaGGCGGAGCAGAGCGGCGATCTATAG